The segment GTTCGGTGGGATCGCCACCTACACAAATTTGCTCGCGGACGCTCTGCACGATGAAGACGTCGAGGCCGTCGTGGACGACGCCGACGACTGGATTCCGAACAAGACCGGCTGGCGCGTCGATCGAGAGGTCGGCAAAGTACTCAAAGCTGCAGCGCGCGGATTTGATATCGTGCACGCGTTCGGCTATCGAACGGCCTGGGCGTGCAGTGCGGCGTTCTACGTCAGCGAACCGTGGGTCTACACGGCGTACGACATGCCGCGCACGACTCACGTCGAGCTGGTCAAACGACTGAACACCGCCAGAATCGGGCTCTGCTCCAGCCACGCCGTTCGCAATAAACTCGCAGAAGCGTTCGCGCTCAACCTCGAGGTCATCCCGCCCGGTATTCGCGCCAACACGCGAGTTTTGGATAGGCAGGAAAGCCGAGGGATGTACGGCGTATCCGACGACGAGATTCTGATTGTCGCCGCCGGGCGGTTCGTCGAGGAGCGCGGCTTTGAATCTCTCATCGCTGCCGTGCACTCGCTCCCCAAGAACTTCAGGCTCATCCTCTCGGGTCAAGGGCCGCTCGAAGATAGCCTCGTCGCGGCCGCTGGCGATCGGGCGACGGTCACGCACGAACTGTTCAGCCAGCAAGTTGCGATGGCCGCCGCCGACCTTGTGGTTGTGCCGAGCACGAGGGCCGGGTTTAGCTATACGGCGCTCGAGGCGATGCATCAGGGCGTGCCGGTGCTGCTGAAAGGTACTGGCGGACTGCCGGAGATGTACGGGAAGGAGTCGGAGTCCGCCGTGTACTCTGAAGACAGTGATCT is part of the Armatimonadota bacterium genome and harbors:
- a CDS encoding glycosyltransferase family 4 protein, translating into MRVLILRRQEFGGIATYTNLLADALHDEDVEAVVDDADDWIPNKTGWRVDREVGKVLKAAARGFDIVHAFGYRTAWACSAAFYVSEPWVYTAYDMPRTTHVELVKRLNTARIGLCSSHAVRNKLAEAFALNLEVIPPGIRANTRVLDRQESRGMYGVSDDEILIVAAGRFVEERGFESLIAAVHSLPKNFRLILSGQGPLEDSLVAAAGDRATVTHELFSQQVAMAAADLVVVPSTRAGFSYTALEAMHQGVPVLLKGTGGLPEMYGKESESAVYSEDSDLAAEIERLLGDSEQLDRLRELGKERAAKQFDIKDCAAKHASRYRQILGK